The Sesamum indicum cultivar Zhongzhi No. 13 linkage group LG6, S_indicum_v1.0, whole genome shotgun sequence genomic interval ATCTATAGAAAGTGGATTGTTAACAGATGGAGTTCTAGCTCAGGATATAAATCAAGCATCAGCATTTTGGCGGATACGCGAGGTACGTAGAactcaattttcattcatgtaTGCACAATGTAGCTTCTGGCAGTATTCTTAGATCTGCAATGTTGACCCAGTGCTTTTATTTATCATGGGCCATTCTTCTTTAACAAAATCACCAAATAACCATATGGAATCCATGATTAGTCCATCGTTTTTCTGCCATCTTTGCCTGCTTACGTCCAACTCCAATTGTGTGTAAGTTTATATTATTCTAGCTGTTAAACTACTATATTCTTAATTCCCTTCTTTGAAGGATGTACAATTTGAGTTTACATCATCTTTGATGAAGGTAAACCTGTAAGATGCTTTCATCTCTTGGTCCAGATTTAATGTAGTATACTCTATATTCATGAATCATTGTGGAGTAAACTAATGTTTGGAATGCCTGGAGAAAAGGTATGAGAAGAACAATGTGTTAGTAACAATTGCATATATTGGTTACGGGAATAGTCTGCATGTAAGGTGGAATGTATCCTTTAGCAACAAACTGAGTAAACTGATTATTGCGGACACTTTAACTAAACTCATCGAGTTGCATTTGCATGTGCACAGGGAATACCTGAAGCACTGATGAAAGCAGGGGCTGTATATAAGTATGACTTGTCTCTACCTCCAGAAAAGATGTATGATCTTGTTGAAGAAATGCGTGGATGTCTTggtaattaattgatattaactTTAGTTTAATCTTGCTGCATTTCTTGCTCTATTCTGGTTCAGAGTGATTAATGGGCCgctacaaaaataaacaaatactaATAAGAACAAATCTATTCTAAGTGAAATAATCGTGGTTAGGATTAGAAGCCATTATATGCTGTTTCTGAGGATTTTTTCTGAGCATAATTTAAtccttaattaaaatttctaggTGCCGAAGCAAATGTAGTAGCTTATGGGCATCTTGGAGATGGCAACTTACATCTCAATATTTCGACCCGACAATATGATGACAGTGTAGCGACCCTGTtactttttcatatatgtGAATTTACTTTCCAATCCTGGACTGCTCCTAAGCAACACATTTATATTTCAGATATTAACAAAGATTGAACCTTTTGTATATGAGTGGACATCTAAGCACCGCGGGAGCATCAGTGCTGAGcatggtcttggattgatgaAAGCAAATAAAATTCACTACAGCAAGAGTCTGGAAACTGTAAGTCTTACCTCGgggtaaaattcattttagtcccGAAATTTGATTTCAACTTCAAAATAGTGCTTGTTTTTTCAATCAACTTCAAATTTGTCCTTCCAGCAGTTAATTTTCCCATATTatcccaatatttttttttaacagaaaattattttagtatttcactttctatttttttattacaatttggtCCTTCATACATTAgcttagaaaataataattattttaattgaaaaaatttcgggtaaaattcattttactACCCCATATTTGATCTCAACTTAAAATAGTTCTTGTCTTTTCAATTAACTTCAAATTTATCATTCCAGAGTTAATTTTCTGATATTACCCATataaaacttttttgttttacagaaaattattcTAGTGCTtcactttctattttttattacaatttggtCCTTCATACATTAgcttagaaaataataattattttaattggaaAATTTTACCATTAATGTTTATTTAGATGTTTGTGCACatttaactttaaattttttataaactactaactaatttaaaatatctatgttgattggataaataaaaaatattaaagaatagaaaaaagtTATGAGAAATGATTGGAGAAAAAAGagtgagagaagaaaaagagaaatagaaattgagaaggaaaaaatacatattaataaaataatttacaagataaaaaaaggacaaacaaaaaaaaattgaagacaaTAAAATGgtaatattcaattatataaaagtatagataataatttggttaatgagatatcaatataattgtcttaaattaattgaacttctgcaaattttcaaataaaagagcGTCTGAATGAATTAAGGAGTTTTATATACCCCATTCTGCAATATTTTAGCTgacatatttcttttcttaatttatgctctaattttcaaagttttttatttaaatatttttgctctatttttcattcaaactaCTTTCTCCaacttatttattcaatttttttttttatttgaaaagttcGATAAGTTCATTAAattcacaataattatattaatatttcattgatCCAGTTATTATTTGAGGGCCAACGacatattatttcaattaaaactcatatatttttctaagtataaaaatagaaagactaaattgtaattaaaaatagaaagtgaatgacaaatgattttatgtaataaataaataaaaaaagagtttcATAAGGGTAATACAGAAATCAATCGTTGGAGggattaattcaaattgagtTGAAAAGACAGAAGGTATTTTGaagttaaaatcaaaagtcagggattaatatgaattaaacCTTCTCACCTCGTATACTATTGAAAGTTTATCTCTGCAAGTTGTTGCTACCGTAATTGTTTTGAGTGCATTTAGCGATCAATTCCTAACCTGATGGAAACATACACGtatagtaaattaaatctCCATGCACTCCACGTCCTGTTTAtactcttattttatttggatagCAACATTATAATTGGAATGAGTTTTTCATGTGCAGGTGCAACTAATGGCTGACATAAAGAAACTACTCGATCCTAATGGAATACTCAACCCGTATAAAGTTCTTCCAACTTCTGTTTTACCGCAAAGGGGAGAAGAGGAGCCAAAGAAGGAAGCTTGATTCAAATTGTATCATCATTAACTACTCCGTCGACTCACAGGTCCGGACATTTGTTGTTGTTTATATAGCTGACTTTTTCACCTAGAAAGAATGATAACATCACAAAACATGTGCGTGCATGAGAGGAACGATATCTAATGTAGTGGAACAAAAGCAGTTTGGATCTTCTATTCTAACTCTGGAACTCATGGCACCATATCAAAGGGCTTTGTGTCATTATAGCAAGTATCCCAGATAGCTTGCATAGTCAACCTGTTCATAATTTCCAAGCAGCGTTGGTTTGCACGAACTGATCTCGTTGCTCTTCGCCTAACACATTCCTTCAAGAATCAGATTAGACCAGGTATGAGCTTTAGATAACCAGCATTTTGAAACCTTACTTTTTACCTTATTTGTTCCGCATATTGATTACAGATTGACACACAAGTACAATCTAGGACTAACCTCTATAAATCTCACGATGTCATGTCACATAAAATGGAAGTGACTACATAAACCACTAGAGTAGAGACAATTGTTAGAGAAAGAAACTTACGGGCTCGACCTCATAATTCTCCTAGTTTAACAAAACCACATAGGAACTCTCGTATGTAGTGGCAGTCACCGCTGAGTTGTGCAGCTCAAATCTGATATAGGAAAATAGTTATTATAGTAAGTAATACTAGCTCtttgtttgaaaaacaaaacaaaatatagtgAGAGAAGTCAGACACGAAGATGGACTTGCATGTTGGGCGGGCTCCTATgaaatttgctataatttcaaatattcctttgttgtttgaaaagttacaaataCCTTTCTATAATGGATTGTCACAAGGGGTTATTTGGTAgacgatcattaattttaggggggtatttataatttttcaaaatgaagaggtatttgtaattataaaaaatatcaagggAGCTTGTTGTAGTTTACCCTTTTTATGTTAGGTAAACCTCAGCACAGGCATGATGAGCGCATCTAGCCCAGTGCGAGTTTGCAGCACAACATTCATCATATGCATGAGCTCATGAATCCCCACTTGGTTCACCTCATCTTGAATCTAAGTAATTACTGCATACCCTATATATAAAGGTTAGGTATGATGACAAGTAAGAttccaaaatttaatagaCTAAGGTGGAAGAAATTTTAGTTCAGATCGAGTGCACCGTGTTGTCCATTACATGGTAAATATTCATATACTTGCTTCGTGGTAATTGATCATTCCCCTCGGAGCTTGAATCAAATAGTTGATTTACGGATAGTTGAGAGGGTGTTCTGCTGAATCAATTAGAAAACCACCATGCTTCTTGACGGGAAATGAAGGCATAGTTGCTGCCTTTTTCTCGCTCTTTCATctataaaatgtgaaaatctaacactaaaatcataatttaaaaaaaaaaaaaaaagtctcgAACATCGGCTAATTCAAGCAATATTGATTGTTGTTGTCGGAAGCATGTTGATTTGAAGACATTGTAGACATTCCACAATCCACTCAAGGGGTTTTATGCATGTCTTTTAAGCAAGAAAAGGGTGgatgtgatttttttgtagttagACCTACTGTATGTGCAAATCTGTGATGGAGGAATAAATTCTATCGGGAATTATTATTGCCTTCATCTTCGCGTTCAATCGTTTTAGCAACTCGGTAATAATAACAGTTGATTTCTCATAAATTGGTGGGTCAATCCATATAAATAAACCACCCTTTCCATACCTCAAAGAACACGCANNNNNNNNNNNNNGGTTGTAGGATGTCTTCAAATCCACATATTTCTAAGTCTCTGATGATAACAGTCATTGTTGCTGCAATTGGCCAATGTTTGAGGCTTCTTGTTTCTtcctctcttttttattttattttatttttttttttcggcaCCATTTTTTTATCCcttgtatttttctaaaatagttaaaaaaattcttctgTGTTTTAGAAATTGCTAAACCTCCCcctgtattttaataaattcagcaaaaaaaaCTCCTTTCGTTAGTATCTAATGGAAGGTGGGGTGCATGTGCCTGAAGTGCGATTGGGCctcatttttttgtgtatctttttacctttcttttattttataactaaaatgTCTCTATGttatatctaaaattactatggtcaaattcactttttcacaaaaaattctttttgcattttcatctcttctaaaaatacaaattcttttattcttaaatataattatattaaatatcaaaacaaaattataattaaatatctaataattaagttaattaaaaaataaaactaactataattaataattaagttaattaaaattacaattaaaacgCATTTTTCGCTGAAAACTTCTCTCTAAGTTTTCGGCGCCATTCCAACGAGTTTCTGATTGTCAGTGGTACCATTTGAATCATCCTTTCAAGAGAAATATTTCCAAACCTtcaattttatgcatttttaaaCCTTCAAACAGAGgaaaattttatgcattttaatctaaaattttaaagatgaaagaagaaaaaaatgatgcCGTATCTGTGTTCATTTCCTTCCAAGAAGCATAGTGGTTTTCCAACCACCAAAATCACTTTGACCAAACACAAGCGGTTttccaaccaaaaaaaataacggTTGAAACTCCTGGGGACAAAAAAGGATACAATTTTCTAATCATTTGAGACTATATGTgctaattttataagttgtgGGATTAAAAGTACGCCACTCTCTATTGCATggactaaaagtgcaattttcttgttttgacaaatttaataattatattgcaaGTGACATTAGACTTATAACCAATTCAGAACTAAACAAATTTCAATGATGTGTCTGACATATTCGGACAACATGTTGCTAATTACCCGAAAAATCCATGCACGATTTGGATATAAATACACTGAGATAAACCAAGTTAACCAAATCTTTCCAGGTCTACATGACAATTCGAAAATCTGTTATGTATAAATTCCTAGGTCATCTGCCTTTAATCTACTAAGCATCACATAGAGATATTTTAAGATGATGTATTATCAAGTTATATAATGTGTCTGTCTAACTATATGATGGCATGTCTTTTACGAACTGACTTGATTCCTAGGCTTGCAATTTAGTGAAACAACCATTAGGCCTTACCTTCCTACTGACGAACCAACCGTTTGATCACCAATTGGACTAGTGGATTTTGCTATTTGGGCTTTTAGTCCATAAAGAGTTTTAAGAGACATCAttatctatgtatatatataaatatatataatatatttattcctttataagtataaaaatatacttaaaaatgttaaatgaagatcaaaattaaaaaattatgtaaatttttactaatatcagcATTTTTCGTATAAGtcataacaaaaaaaggagtaaacaaagaaatttcaaaggggcatagatgtaattttccgTATAGCTCATGTTGTCTCATAAGTTATGGCCTTCTCATCACTTGAGGTTATGTAATGCATTCAGATATGCGCTCAGTAAAGAGAACATTTAATTTGCTTTATACGTTAGCGATGCCATAAAATTAGCATTATTCTACAATGGCACTACCACTCTTAACAAAACGAGATGTGATCGCCCTGGCAGGAAAGAcgaatgaaaaaagaataaaaacaaCACTAAAATTATCCATCTTTTCTCCTTGCCAGTTTCAACATATTCAGCACATTCTCATACACGATGAACGTAATGGAAGCGGCAGGGGCGTTTTTCACCATGTTTGCAGTGATACCCTTGTAGAATCCCCGTGGACCCTCAAATCTGTGAGCCAAAGATGAAAAGAGCTCGTTAAAGTGCGCAAAATAGTGATGCAGCTTACGAAACAAATACTCAGTTGTCTTCTCGGCAAAAGagttatttttcacatattccAATGCGAAACCAGAATCAGTTTGGAGTAGGTTCCATAATCTTCCAGCATGTAAGCTCATCAAGTGTGTTGCATCccgaattttatttaatatatttactatatacttagggtaaattacacttataccctttaaaaatacgaaattatacttcttttttttaaaaaaaataataatacgcTTACACCCCTccaaaaattcactatttacaTCTACCCCTTTTGTTAGAGTTCGAACATAGAATGCTAATGTTTCCAAATTTTATCGCTAATTTaacattctatatatatttttatatttataaggggataaatataattttatatatatatataaagagagatagagagtgcgtttaacattatttatatatagagtgaagataatattattacatttttctcttataaataaaaaattattacatgaaaatattaaatgagagtataaaattaaaaatttatgttttgctAACTTcagcattttttgtccaatcGCTAACAAAAAGGGATTCTtgggggtgtaagtgtaattccAAAACCTCTTTAAGGGAAGTGTAATTGTGCATTTTTCGAAGGGGTCTTTATGTAATTAACcatataatatacaatatatacatatatatatatataatatacccTTTTAAATCATAAAGTGTATGTTCAAAGAGTCAGAAGTACAGATCATAAAGTGACGGCCATATCTCACCGTGCAGTTTCTTTCATAACATGCCAGGTATCCATGTATTTCGGAATGCCCTGAATGCACGGACGTTGCTGCGGCGCAAAAAGGTGACCATTAGCAATTCCAAAGGGAATGAAATCATAGAGCTGTTTGAATCATCAGTTtaagtgaaatttgaataagGAGCATCTATAGAAATCTAAAGTAAGAGCTGAATGTTCTATTACCTGCAACCTAGCTCGAATGACCTGTCAGAGACGTTCACACAAACACATTCAGCGAACAAGAGCAAAAGTTTAATGCCATGCATCACGAAAGAGGCCTGCTAGAGATAATAAAGTTGGGCCTACCTGACACGGATACGTCAAAAGAATGGCAGCTAATTTGGAAGAAGCACCTAACATTGCATAATCAAATGAATCCTGTATGCACAAGGCcagagaataaaaaaattgttaacaATCTCAagccaaaattttcattttcctccTTTTAATTTAGAGGCAAAAAAAATGGTAACTGAAAATAGGTAACCAGTCTCTAACTTCCTGAGCATAAACCAAATAGTACCAGAAATTGGTAAACATCCGTCTGCTTATCAACTTTTTTCGGTTGCATGAAACATGAGCACTCTTTTCTTACTGGTATAGAGtaacttttgtttcttttttctttttgagagGTGGGGCGGTTTAACTTCCATGGACAAATGACAAAAATTCATGTCTTATGATATAGTGAGCCATATAAGATATAAGCACTGGGAGAGACAGCAAAAAGGATCacgaaaatgaaattattaggTTGCATTTGCAGAAAGGAGAATCATGGTTAAATGCTTTTGGGCCTAAAAGGAGATGGTTACAGAGACCAACAGGAAAGGTACTAAAGCAACTGGAAGGCTCAATGGGATTGGTAGGAATAGGAAGTAATTGCCAAGAAACTTGTGGCGTTTCATAGGTTAATGAGCATAAAGAAAAGCCACTAATATGTCACAGGGGCTTTGATGTCATCTTCTTGGATGGAGACCTGGAAATGATCAAGTGGAAAGTGACTCAACGATTATTCGGACCTGAATGTGTTCTAGTTTGGCGCATCACTAAACTACTACTTTAGGACTCAAAGCATTTGTTTCCATTCTGCCAAGCAGTTCCACACACAGTTTACAGCATCCGACAGGACCACAAGTCTCATACACTGATTCACTTGATAGTCTTGAAAAAACAAAGTATTTTACTGTCTGCGGTGTTTTAAACAGGAAAATGTTCCTAAGACAACAAAATGGTCATTGATTTCAGAAACTCACCAATGAGTTATCAGCTAAGTTAGAATTGTTTTCCTCAGTCCTATAGTTGATAGCCATTTTCCGGAGTTCCTCATACGCTGTGAACTGAATAGCACCATGCGTTACCTGCTGAGATAGCACCAAAACCATTTAGTTCCTTCACAGAATTATATGCATACGTGAGTACTCAAGAATAACggatattaaatgataaacaATATACATAACAGAGgaataataaatgaataaaaaaaatacaagaaataaattgaaaatatagcGAAAAGGGGGAAAGGACTAACCAGAAAAAGACCAGGCACGAGCCCTTTGTAGAGCGCTCTCCATCCCTCTTCTTTTAATATGGTTCTTAAAGCATCTGAAACCAGCAAAGAGGAATTTAAGAAAAGGGTAAAACCCccgaaaaatcattttattaagaaaCTCCTGTTACTcaagtaattttattgaagaaagaacaagaacaatTATGCTTCAGGAGAGACATCAGTCCTGTAACAGATAAGGTGCCACTTGCAGG includes:
- the LOC105165750 gene encoding folate transporter 1, chloroplastic isoform X1, yielding MAAGWQWENAAAGSAAGLATVAFTHPFDVIRTRFQVNDGRLSYLPTYRNTPHALFTIARTEGLRGLYAGFYPAVLGSTISWGLYFYFYSKAKQRYLRSREELSPGLHLASAAEAGGLVCFCTNPIWLVKTRLQLQTPQQARPYSGFHDALRTILKEEGWRALYKGLVPGLFLQVTHGAIQFTAYEELRKMAINYRTEENNSNLADNSLDSFDYAMLGASSKLAAILLTYPCQVIRARLQQRPCIQGIPKYMDTWHVMKETARFEGPRGFYKGITANMVKNAPAASITFIVYENVLNMLKLARRKDG
- the LOC105165750 gene encoding folate transporter 1, chloroplastic isoform X2; translated protein: MAAGWQWENAAAGSAAGLATVAFTHPFDVIRTRFQVNDGRLSYLPTYRNTPHALFTIARTEGLRGLYAGFYPAVLGSTISWGLYFYFYSKAKQRYLRSREELSPGLHLASAAEAGGLVCFCTNPIWLVKTRLQLQTPQQARPYSGFHDALRTILKEEGWRALYKGLVPGLFLVTHGAIQFTAYEELRKMAINYRTEENNSNLADNSLDSFDYAMLGASSKLAAILLTYPCQVIRARLQQRPCIQGIPKYMDTWHVMKETARFEGPRGFYKGITANMVKNAPAASITFIVYENVLNMLKLARRKDG